One segment of Anopheles stephensi strain Indian chromosome 3, UCI_ANSTEP_V1.0, whole genome shotgun sequence DNA contains the following:
- the LOC118513795 gene encoding chitinase-like protein Idgf4 has protein sequence MWWKKLGVALLLVVASSQYVQSQQAKVLCYYDASNFLIEGLGKVSLADIDTALPFCTHLVYGYAGIDVETNKAVSRQPNLDLDTGKGNYRAVTQLKSKYPSLKVLLGLGGYKFSEPSIKYLTLLESGAARITFINSVYSLLKTYGFDGVDLEWQFPMNKPKKVRSTLGGVWHGFKKVFSGDSVLDEKADEHREEFTALLRELKNAFRSDGYQLGITVLPHVNSSVFMDIPAIINYLDFVNIAAYDQQTPLRNKKEADHAAPLYELTDRVPGNNVDGQVRLWLQASAPATKLIVSIPTFGRSWKLTGDSGITGVPPLPADGPANPGPQTQTEGFYSWAEVCAMLPNPSNTALKGADAPLRKVGDPTKRFGSYAFRLPDSNGEHGVWVSYEDPDTAGNKAGYAKAKNLGGIAINDLSYDDFRGSCAGEKFPILRAAKYRL, from the exons ATGTGGTGGAAGAAGCTTGGCGTCGCGCTGCTGCTAGTGGTAGCCAGCAGCCAGTACGTGCAATCGCAGCAGGCGAAGGTTCTGTGTTACTACGATGCGTCCAACTTCCTGATCGAAG GATTGGGAAAGGTATCGCTCGCTGACATTGATACCGCGCTGCCCTTCTGTACTCATCTCGTGTACGGCTATGCCGGCATCGATGTCGAAACCAACAAAGCAGTTAGCCGTCAACCGAACCTGGATTTGGACACGGGCAAGGGTAACTACCGTGCGGTGACGCAGCTCAAGAGCAAATATCCTTCGCTGAAGGTGCTGCTCGGACTCGGAGGCTACAAGTTCTCGGAGCCTTCGATCAAGTACCTTACGCTGCTTGAGTCGGGTGCGGCTCGCATCACCTTCATCAACTCGGTGTACTCGCTGCTGAAGACGTACGGGTTCGATGGTGTCGATCTGGAATGGCAGTTCCCGATGAACAAGCCGAAGAAGGTTCGCTCCACGCTCGGCGGTGTGTGGCACGGATTCAAGAAAGTGTTCAGCGGTGACAGCGTGCTGGACGAGAAGGCTGACGAGCATCGGGAGGAGTTTACGGCGCTTCTGCGTGAGCTGAAGAACGCGTTCCGATCGGACGGATATCAGCTGGGTATCACTGTGCTGCCGCACGTTAACTCGTCGGTGTTTATGGACATTCCGGCCATTATTAACTACCTGGACTTTGTGAACATTGCTGCGTACGATCAGCAGACTCCGCTGCGCAACAAGAAGGAAGCGGATCATGCTGCACCTCTGTACGAGCTGACCGATCGTGTGCCCGGAAACAATGTGGATGGACAGGTCCGTCTTTG GCTTCAGGCAAGTGCTCCAGCAACTAAGTTGATCGTCAGCATTCCCACCTTCGGTCGTTCGTGGAAGCTGACGGGTGACTCTGGAATTACGGGCGTTCCTCCACTGCCCGCCGATGGTCCCGCGAACCCTGGTCCCCAGACACAAACGGAAGGCTTCTACAGCTGGGCCGAGGTTTGTGCCATGCTACCGAACCCTAGCAACACCGCTCTGAAGGGTGCCGATGCTCCGCTGCGCAAGGTTGGCGATCCTACCAAGCGGTTCGGATCGTATGCGTTCCGTCTTCCGGACAGCAACGGTGAGCACGGTGTGTGGGTATCGTACGAGGATCCTGACACGGCAGGAAACAAGGCAGGATACGCGAAGGCCAAGAATCTGGGCGGCATCGCGATCAACGATCTGTCGTACGATGATTTCCGTGGTAGCTGTGCTGGCGAGAAGTTCCCGATTCTGCGTGCGGCCAAGTACCGGCTGTAG
- the LOC118513794 gene encoding chitinase-like protein Idgf4 has translation MWSMRLGVLALVLALFGVSGTQAQNATTGPKVLCYYNGNNSLAEGLGKVTVSDIELALPFCTHLIYGYARVHPETYRLSALNDDLDLDSGKSHYRAVTTLKKRYPGLKVFLSVGNYYDVGEEKPFEKYLTLLESGGSRTAFVNSAYSLLKTYDFDGLDLAWQFPQTKPKRIRGFTGKLWHGFKKLFTGDSILDPKADEHREEFTALVRDLKNAFAHDKFQIGFTQLPHVNQTIFLDIPLLKDNVDYVNIAAYDQQTPERNPKEGDYTAPIYEPSERVKGNNVDDKVKAWHSQGTSLDKIVVGIATYGRGWRLTGDSGITGVPPIPADGPSPAGPYTNIPGFYSFGEVCAKLPNPGNANLKGAEYPLRKINDPTKRFGPYAFRIPDENDEHGIWLSYEDPESAGNKAAYVKAKGLGGISINDLGLDDFRGTCSGDKFPILRAAKYRL, from the exons ATGTGGTCGATGAGGCTAGGCGTCCTAGCGCTGGTGCTGGCATTGTTTGGAGTGTCCGGCACACAGGCACAAAATGCTACCACGGGGCCGAAGGTGCTTTGCTACTACAATGGCAACAATTCGCTGGCAGAAG GTCTAGGTAAAGTGACCGTGTCCGATATTGAGCTAGCGCTGCCGTTCTGTACCCATCTTATCTACGGCTATGCCCGAGTGCACCCCGAAACCTACCGACTGTCTGCGCTGAACGATGATCTTGATCTGGACTCGGGCAAGAGCCACTATCGCGCAGTGACGACCCTGAAAAAGCGTTACCCCGGGCTGAAAGTGTTCCTGAGCGTCGGTAACTATTACGATGTGGGCGAAGAGAAGCCGTTCGAGAAGTATCTGACGCTGCTGGAATCGGGCGGATCGCGTACGGCGTTCGTGAACAGTGCGTACTCGCTGCTGAAGACGTACGACTTTGATGGGCTCGATCTGGCCTGGCAGTTCCCACAGACGAAACCGAAACGTATTCGCGGATTCACCGGTAAGCTGTGGCATGGGTTCAAGAAGCTGTTCACCGGGGACAGCATCCTCGATCCGAAGGCGGACGAGCATCGGGAAGAGTTTACGGCGCTGGTGCGTGATCTGAAGAATGCGTTCGCGCACGATAAGTTCCAGATTGGGTTCACGCAGCTCCCGCACGTGAATCAGACCATTTTCCTGGACATTCCCCTCTTGAAGGATAACGTTGACTACGTGAACATTGCGGCGTACGATCAGCAAACACCGGAGCGTAACCCGAAGGAGGGAGACTATACGGCACCGATCTACGAACCGAGTGAGCGCGTCAAGGGTAACAATGTGGACGATAAGGTGAAGGCCTGGCATTCGCAGGGCACCTCACTGGACAAGATCGTCGTCGGTATTGCGACGTACGGACGTGGCTGGCGGCTTACGGGTGACTCGGGCATTACCGGCGTTCCACCGATTCCTGCCGATGGTCCATCTCCGGCCGGACCGTACACCAACATTCCCGGGTTCTATAGTTTTGGTGAGGTGTGTGCTAAGCTACCCAACCCGGGCAATGCTAATCTGAAGGGTGCCGAGTATCCGTTGCGCAAGATCAACGATCCGACGAAACGATTCGGTCCGTACGCGTTCCGTATTCCGGATGAGAACGATGAGCACGGTATTTGGCTGTCGTACGAGGACCCGGAGAGTGCCGGCAATAAGGCGGCGTACGTGAAGGCGAAGGGATTGGGCGGTATTTCGATCAACGATCTGGGGTTGGATGATTTCCGTGGCACGTGCTCTGGCGATAAGTTCCCAATACTGCGGGCGGCCAAGTATCGGCTGTGA